The Chelonia mydas isolate rCheMyd1 chromosome 3, rCheMyd1.pri.v2, whole genome shotgun sequence genome includes a region encoding these proteins:
- the GDF7 gene encoding growth/differentiation factor 7 gives MDLRAAAALCLWVLSACRPRDGLEAAAVRGSPGAGSPAPLAAASASSSQGRLPRQREAGRRGGGALRNGTVVPHQYMVSLYRSLSAPEPPGAAASSGGGRADTVTGFADLAAGDDSPAEAGQTFLFDVSSLPETDEVVGAELRILRKPPANRSLALSRQGALHHLLLSACPGADRPPRLWDSRAADILDSGSPRWEVFDVWEAVRDGREKPGSGQRLCFMLRIVSDQSGRPLPPGQLGFGKPQPQPHERALLVAFSHSKRKENLFKEIRDQVKTLGSPPFLEPPDPGQETPTKPRRRRRTTIAARAGGKGQGKKAKTRCSRKALHVNFKELGWDDWIIAPLDYEAYHCEGICDFPLRSHLEPTNHAIIQTLMNSMDPESTPPSCCVPSKLSPISILYIDSGNNVVYKQYEDMVVETCGCR, from the exons ATGGATCTGAGGGCGGCCGCGGCCCTTTGCCTGTGGGTGCTGAGCGCCTGCCGCCCCCGGGACGGGCTGGAGGCGGCTGCGGTGAGGGGCTCGCCGGGCGCCGGCAGCCCAGCGCCACTTGCcgccgcctctgcctcctcctcgcAGGGGAGGCTCCCGAGGCAGAGGGAGGCTGGACGCCGCGGCGGAGGGGCTCTGCGGAACGGCACGGTGGTGCCCCACCAGTACATGGTGTCCCTCTACCGGAGCCTGTCCGCCCCCGAGCCGCCGGGGGCAGCCGCCAGCAGCGGCGGGGGCCGGGCCGATACGGTCACGGGCTTCGCGGACCTGGCGGCCGGAG ATGACTCCCCGGCAGAGGCCGGCCAGACGTTCCTCTTCGATGTCTCCAGCCTGCCGGAGACGGACGAGGTGGTGGGCGCTGAGCTCCGGATCCTCCGGAAGCCCCCCGCGAACCGGAGTTTAGCCCTGTCCAGACAGGGAGCCCTTCACCACCTGCTGCTCTCCGCCTGCCCCGGCGCAGACCGGCCGCCCCGGCTGTGGGACTCCCGGGCTGCGGACATTCTGGACTCAGGCTCGCCCCGCTGGGAGGTGTTTGACGTGTGGGAAGCCGTGAGGGACGGGAGAGAGAAACCCGGCTCGGGCCAGCGGCTCTGCTTCATGCTGAGGATCGTGTCGGATCAGTCCGGGAGGCCTCTGCCCCCGGGGCAGCTGGGCTTCggcaagccccagccccagccccacgaGAGAGCCCTCCTGGTGGCGTTTTCGCACAGCAAGAGGAAGGAGAATCTCTTCAAGGAGATCAGGGATCAGGTGAAAACCCTGGGCAGCCCCCCGTTCTTGGAGCCCCCAGATCCTGGCCAGGAAACGCCCACTAAACCCAGGAGGAGGCGCAGGACCACAATCGCCGCccgggctggggggaaagggcagggcaagAAGGCAAAGACACGGTGCAGCAGGAAGGCCCTGCATGTTAATTtcaaggagctgggctgggatgACTGGATAATCGCCCCTCTGGATTACGAGGCGTACCACTGCGAGGGGATCTGCGATTTCCCCTTGAGGTCCCACCTGGAGCCTACCAACCACGCCATCATCCAGACGCTGATGAACTCCATGGACCCCGAGTccactcctcccagctgctgcgtGCCTTCCAAACTCAGCCCCATCAGCATCCTCTACATAGACTCCGGAAACAACGTGGTTTACAAACAGTACGAGGACATGGTGGTGGAAACGTGTGGCTGCAGGTAG